The Plectropomus leopardus isolate mb chromosome 22, YSFRI_Pleo_2.0, whole genome shotgun sequence genome includes a window with the following:
- the LOC121961715 gene encoding dnaJ homolog subfamily C member 2-like, with protein sequence MLLEALDGDETLVFAAAAASVQIQVEPVGRWFEAYVKRRNRNASASFQELEEEEESSEEEEDEEFQLEEYPMLRTLDPKDWKVPLEIRVLVIGREASCIELTSSATIS encoded by the exons ATGTTGTTAGAAGCGCTGGACGGCGATGAGACGCTGGTGTTTGCAGCCGCTGCCG CCTCTGTGCAGATCCAGGTGGAGCCTGTGGGCCGATGGTTCGAAGCCTACGTGAAAAGAAGGAACAGGAATGCATCTGCCTCCTtccaggagctggaggaggaagaggagtcttctgaggaggaggaggatgaggagttCCAGCTGGAGGAGTACCCGATGCTCCGCACACTCGACCCCAAAGACTGGAAGGTACCGCTCGAGATCAGAGTATTAGTCATAGGAAGAGAAGCTTCCTGTATAGAGCTGACCTCATCAGCAACCATTAGTTGA
- the psmc2 gene encoding 26S proteasome regulatory subunit 7, translating to MPDYLGDDQRKTKEEEKDDAPIRALDEGDIALLKTYGQSTYSRQIKQVEDDIQQLLKKINELTGIKESDTGLAPPALWDLAADKQTLQSEQPLQVARCTKIINADSEDPKYIINVKQFAKFVVDLSDQVAPTDIEEGMRVGVDRNKYQIHIPLPPKIDPTVTMMQVEEKPDVTYSDVGGCKEQIEKLREVVETPLLHPERFVNLGIEPPKGVLLFGPPGTGKTLCARAVANRTDACFIRVIGSELVQKYVGEGARMVRELFEMARTKKACLIFFDEIDAIGGARFDDGAGGDNEVQRTMLELINQLDGFDPRGNIKVLMATNRPDTLDPALMRPGRLDRKIEFSLPDLEGRTHIFKIHARSMSVERDIRFELLARLCPNSTGAEIRSVCTEAGMFAIRARRKIATEKDFLEAVNKVIKSYAKFSATPRYMTYN from the exons ATGCCGGACTATTTGGGAGATGACCAGCGGAAGACTAAGGAAGAGGAAAAGGATGACGCGCCTATTCGAG CTTTGGATGAAGGCGACATTGCCCTGCTGAAAACATAT GGTCAAAGCACCTACTCCAGACAGATCAAACAAGTGGAGGATGACATCCAGCAGCTGCTCAAAAAGATCAATGAGCTGACAG GCATTAAGGAGTCGGACACAGGCCTGGCTCCTCCAGCTCTGTGGGATCTggctgcagacaaacagactCTGCAGAGTGAACAGCCCCTGCAGGTTGCAAG ATGCACGAAGATCATCAATGCAGACTCCGAGGACCCCAAATACATCATCAACGTCAAACAGTTTGCCAAGTTTGTGGTGGACCTGAGCGACCAGGTGGCCCCGACTGACATCGAGGAGGGCATGAGAGTCGG TGTTGACAGAAACAAGTATCAGATCCACATTCCTCTGCCTCCTAAGATTGACCCAACTGTCACCATGATGCAG GTGGAGGAGAAGCCTGATGTGACCTACAGTGATGTCGGTGGATGTAAGGAGCAGATCGAGAAGCTGAGAGAAGTGGTGGAGACCCCCCTGCTCCAT CCTGAGAGGTTTGTTAATCTGGGTATCGAGCCTCCGAAAGGCGTGCTGCTGTTCGGGCCGCCCGGCACAGGAAAGACCCTGTGCGCCCGCGCCGTGGCTAACAGGACGGACGCCTGCTTCATCAGAGTCATCGGCTCGGAGCTGGTGCAGAAGTATGTGGGAGAG GGAGCCAGGATGGTGCGTGAGCTGTTTGAGATGGCCAGGACTAAGAAGGCTTGTCTGATCTTCTTTGATGAAATTGATGCCATTGGAG GCGCTCGCTTCGATGACGGTGCCGGTGGAGACAACGAGGTCCAGAGGACGATGCTGGAGCTCATCAACCAGCTGGACGGCTTCGACCCCCGAGGCAACATCAAAGTGCTGATGGCCACCAACAGACCGGACACCCTGGACCCGGCCCTGATGAGACCCGGACGTCTGGACAGGAAGATTGAGTTCAGCCTGCCGGACCTGGAG GGACGCACACACATCTTCAAGATCCACGCTCGCTCTATGAGTGTGGAGAGAGACATTCGCTTTGAGCTGCTGGCTCGCCTCTGTCCCAACAGCACTG GTGCCGAGATCCGCAGCGTGTGCACAGAGGCCGGCATGTTCGCCATCAGAGCTCGCAGGAAGATCGCCACGGAGAAAGACTTCCTGGAGGCTGTTAACAAGGTCATCAAGTCCTACGCCAAGTTCAGCGCCACCCCCAGATACATGACCTACAACTGA